One segment of Azospirillaceae bacterium DNA contains the following:
- a CDS encoding exopolysaccharide biosynthesis polyprenyl glycosylphosphotransferase has translation MSTAFTEDPASIATTVAQGSRLRIRPVSVSLRILHVGLSGLCAATWISAAPFVLPRFPHISSEILLTLLLSAATTIATALHCRLVRLGWLDREAGTVRGFAFTFAIGTAISALASAVDARPSEVSMGAVMWALALIAVGQLVVSDASARLAGRRTAARRAVVLGTARDIERCLRDLRFGREPVEIAGAFVDGKPMQDPSLGTPVLGGLDDLVARLRDDPVDEVIVAASPRVSMARLLTLVDAARALPVDVRVATVVDPTDARGAFPAPPPLVLFRRPLSGIGGRLKRVEDVVVAGLALVALSPVLALIALAIKIDSRGPVLFKQPRYGFNNRPINVLKFRTMHVDQGDLSGAQRTVRNDPRVTRIGRHLRRLSIDELPQLINVLRGEMSIVGPRAHAIAMRVEGRLYDQAVAGYFARHRVRPGITGWAQVNGMRGEVDSMEKAERRVAYDLDYIENWSLWLDVKIIFRTVRMLFNDPNAF, from the coding sequence ATGAGCACGGCTTTCACGGAAGATCCCGCGTCCATTGCGACCACCGTGGCGCAGGGATCCCGTCTCCGAATTCGACCGGTTTCGGTCTCGCTCCGCATTCTCCATGTCGGCTTGAGCGGCCTGTGCGCTGCCACCTGGATCAGCGCCGCGCCTTTTGTTCTGCCGCGGTTCCCGCACATCTCGTCCGAGATTCTGCTGACACTCCTGTTGAGTGCCGCGACCACGATCGCCACCGCGCTGCATTGCCGGCTGGTCCGCCTCGGTTGGCTCGACCGGGAAGCCGGGACCGTGCGTGGATTTGCGTTCACCTTTGCCATCGGCACGGCGATCTCCGCCCTTGCGAGCGCCGTCGACGCACGCCCATCCGAGGTATCGATGGGTGCCGTGATGTGGGCGCTCGCGCTGATCGCCGTCGGCCAGTTGGTCGTCAGCGACGCGTCGGCCCGCCTCGCCGGACGCCGGACGGCTGCCCGTCGTGCCGTTGTCCTCGGCACCGCCCGCGATATCGAGCGGTGTCTGCGCGATCTCCGGTTCGGCCGCGAGCCGGTCGAGATCGCGGGGGCCTTCGTCGACGGCAAACCGATGCAGGATCCGTCCCTGGGTACGCCAGTGCTTGGCGGGCTGGACGACCTTGTGGCCCGGCTGCGCGACGATCCGGTGGACGAGGTGATCGTGGCGGCTTCGCCCCGCGTCTCCATGGCCCGGCTGTTGACACTGGTGGATGCTGCGCGCGCGTTGCCCGTGGATGTGCGGGTTGCCACCGTCGTGGACCCCACCGACGCGCGCGGCGCGTTCCCCGCGCCGCCGCCCCTCGTCCTGTTCCGGCGTCCGCTGAGCGGGATCGGCGGCCGGCTGAAGCGGGTGGAGGATGTCGTGGTCGCGGGCTTGGCCCTGGTCGCGCTGTCGCCCGTGCTGGCCTTGATTGCCCTGGCCATCAAGATCGACAGCCGCGGGCCGGTGCTCTTCAAACAGCCGCGCTATGGTTTCAACAACCGTCCGATCAACGTCCTGAAGTTCCGCACCATGCATGTGGACCAGGGCGACCTGAGCGGGGCGCAGCGCACGGTGCGCAACGACCCCCGCGTGACCCGGATCGGCCGCCACCTGCGCCGGCTGTCGATCGACGAGCTGCCGCAGCTCATCAATGTGTTGCGCGGGGAGATGTCGATCGTCGGGCCCCGGGCCCATGCCATCGCCATGCGTGTGGAAGGGCGGCTGTATGATCAGGCGGTGGCCGGCTATTTCGCCCGCCATCGTGTGCGGCCCGGCATCACCGGCTGGGCGCAGGTCAACGGGATGCGCGGCGAGGTGGACAGCATGGAAAAGGCCGAGCGCCGCGTGGCCTACGATCTGGACTACATCGAGAACTGGTCGTTGTGGCTGGACGTGAAGATCATATTCCGGACCGTGCGCATGCTGTTCAACGACCCGAACGCCTTTTAG
- a CDS encoding WecB/TagA/CpsF family glycosyltransferase — MKRLISYAPAYRAALSSVTVFDGYEEVQRRIASDASAGPIIVSFINAHGLNLFFKDAGFREAIQGSRLILRDGSGMKIAMRLSRMAPGANLNGTDFIPWYLRNNRGKRVAVFGAERPYLEAAVRRLKADGVDIAAHLDGFQSDAAYLDEVARTKPDILLLAMGMPKQEKLAARLARAAEHPMVILNGGAIVDFLAGKFPRAPSWMRRTGIEWLFRFAQEPQRLFGRYVIGNAVFVCRALTMAAIERLPLKDTAPMGVDKSAA, encoded by the coding sequence ATGAAGCGCCTGATCTCCTACGCCCCCGCCTATCGGGCGGCACTCTCGTCGGTTACGGTGTTCGACGGGTACGAAGAGGTGCAGCGGCGAATCGCATCAGACGCCTCCGCTGGCCCGATCATCGTCTCGTTCATCAATGCCCATGGCTTGAACCTGTTCTTCAAGGACGCCGGGTTCCGGGAGGCAATCCAGGGCTCCCGGCTGATTCTGCGCGACGGCAGCGGCATGAAGATCGCCATGCGGCTGTCCCGCATGGCGCCTGGGGCGAATCTCAACGGCACCGACTTCATCCCCTGGTACCTGCGGAACAACCGCGGAAAACGGGTGGCCGTCTTCGGGGCGGAGCGCCCCTACCTTGAGGCGGCTGTGCGGCGCCTCAAGGCCGACGGCGTCGATATCGCCGCCCATCTGGACGGCTTTCAAAGCGACGCGGCGTACCTGGACGAAGTCGCCCGCACGAAGCCCGACATCCTTCTCCTCGCGATGGGAATGCCCAAGCAGGAGAAGCTTGCGGCTCGCCTCGCCCGCGCGGCCGAACATCCGATGGTGATCCTCAACGGCGGTGCCATCGTGGACTTCCTTGCCGGCAAGTTCCCGCGTGCCCCCTCTTGGATGCGTCGGACGGGAATCGAGTGGCTGTTCCGCTTCGCCCAGGAACCCCAGCGCCTGTTCGGCCGGTATGTCATCGGCAATGCGGTTTTCGTGTGCCGTGCACTAACGATGGCCGCAATCGAACGGCTGCCGCTCAAAGATACCGCCCCCATGGGGGTGGACAAATCTGCGGCTTGA
- a CDS encoding Calx-beta domain-containing protein, translating into MTTSGIGLQIRESWRDGFVGIMEVPTSKALNGWRMTFEFPHPITQIWGAKIVKKVGNLYEIEGVDYTSKVAAGGSFKFGFVASENGVVSTPGSWTLNGTTYTAPAKQMPALSVSDVSLTEGHAGTQMATFTVKLSAASASTVTVNLATENGTAVAGSDYDARTGTLSFAPGETVKTFTVPVRGDTLNEANETFKLLLKAATNATILDHEGVATILNDESVATPVPPAIAVSDVSVVEGASGTRQALFTVRLDKAATGPVTVAYATQDGTALAGSDYQAATGSLTFAAGETSKTVAINILGDTAVETDETFSLVLSAPAGATLADATGVATIQNDDTAPIPVAPALSVSDVLVVEGASGTRQAVFTVRLDKAATGPVTVAYATQDGTAQAGTDYHALGGQLTFAAGETSKTVAVNILGDTAVETDETFNLILSAANGATIADATGVATIQNDDTAPTPVAPALSVSDVTVAEGASGTRQAVFTVRLDKAATGPVTVSYATQNGTATAGSDYQAAMGNLTFAAGETSKTVAVNIFGDTAVEANETFNLNLSAATGATIADALGVGTIQNDDSASGGGTGIGHNWGKLDPLMYRGSAYPGRDFATGLPTSGSTIIKVNPGTSVPQLQEIIRTAPKDAIVELQAGTHVFDQTLLIRRGDITVRGVGQDKTVIKASFSSEGDDIIQVRAPWSLDEYGMIDDRESTAVTTLGRAAGKDASVVKLASTANVRVGDFMEVMIPKPIEINHDNYLGSMGEIAWVDHTTGEVGLKHKLGWSAPVGAKVRTVDLLDNVRMGDFTIDYGTPKNAVDKTRYQNHNFEYIPGTDGNGYNAIYMNGVHEAGLYNITVKNAGSNAFKFTTALEVDANNLTVDGAQNIGAGGNGYGVWYFRTYYSDFQNLTFQNAIRHGIVAGAPGANGFNNFHVKYSDTNVDFHGGPDYANIYYVEKMALVPKVDYNHPAIDYKNPITEYQNTVRFDSVQAAMSTGPGYPSGAKVRPDKIVLSDNGGYVAPGGGGDQVWGGKGNDHFYLYGPFGQTKIHIGSAGGRDVLEGFNKNLPNQYHTDLLHIQANVNGSGINTVSDLLARAKSDGQGNTVIDLGGENSVTLLDIDPGSLVASHFTVY; encoded by the coding sequence ATGACGACGAGCGGTATCGGACTGCAAATCCGCGAGAGCTGGCGTGATGGCTTTGTCGGAATCATGGAAGTTCCGACCAGCAAGGCCCTGAACGGCTGGCGGATGACTTTCGAATTTCCGCACCCGATCACGCAGATCTGGGGGGCGAAGATCGTCAAGAAGGTCGGCAACCTGTACGAGATCGAAGGCGTCGACTATACGAGCAAGGTCGCGGCCGGCGGCAGCTTCAAGTTCGGATTCGTGGCATCCGAAAACGGTGTTGTGTCCACGCCCGGGAGCTGGACGCTGAACGGCACGACCTACACCGCGCCTGCCAAGCAGATGCCCGCGCTTTCGGTGAGCGACGTCTCGCTCACCGAAGGCCATGCCGGGACGCAAATGGCGACCTTCACCGTCAAGCTGTCGGCGGCCAGCGCCAGCACCGTCACCGTTAATCTGGCCACCGAGAACGGCACCGCCGTTGCCGGCAGCGATTATGATGCCCGCACCGGCACTTTGAGCTTCGCCCCGGGCGAAACGGTCAAGACGTTCACCGTCCCGGTGCGCGGCGACACGCTCAACGAGGCCAACGAGACCTTCAAGCTGCTGCTCAAGGCCGCGACCAACGCCACCATCCTCGACCACGAAGGTGTGGCAACGATCCTGAACGACGAGAGCGTCGCCACCCCGGTCCCGCCCGCGATTGCCGTTTCGGACGTGTCGGTGGTCGAGGGCGCGTCAGGCACCCGCCAGGCGCTGTTCACGGTGCGCCTGGACAAGGCGGCCACCGGCCCGGTCACCGTCGCCTACGCCACCCAGGACGGCACCGCGCTGGCCGGTTCGGACTACCAAGCCGCGACAGGCAGTCTGACCTTTGCCGCCGGCGAGACCAGCAAGACCGTCGCCATCAACATCCTCGGCGACACGGCCGTCGAAACCGACGAGACGTTCAGCCTGGTTCTCAGCGCACCCGCCGGCGCCACCCTGGCCGATGCCACGGGTGTGGCCACGATCCAGAACGACGACACGGCGCCCATCCCGGTGGCGCCTGCGCTCTCGGTTTCGGACGTGTTGGTGGTCGAGGGCGCGTCGGGCACCCGCCAGGCCGTCTTTACCGTGCGGTTGGACAAGGCCGCCACCGGCCCGGTCACCGTCGCCTATGCCACCCAGGACGGCACGGCACAGGCCGGCACGGACTACCACGCGCTGGGGGGCCAGCTGACCTTCGCCGCCGGCGAGACCAGCAAGACCGTGGCCGTCAACATCCTCGGCGACACGGCCGTGGAGACGGATGAAACGTTCAACCTGATCCTCAGCGCCGCCAACGGCGCCACCATTGCCGACGCCACCGGTGTGGCCACGATCCAAAACGACGACACGGCGCCCACCCCGGTGGCACCGGCCCTTTCGGTTTCGGACGTCACGGTCGCCGAAGGCGCATCGGGCACCCGCCAGGCGGTCTTCACCGTGCGCCTGGACAAGGCCGCCACCGGACCGGTGACCGTTTCCTACGCCACCCAGAACGGCACCGCGACGGCGGGTTCGGATTACCAGGCCGCAATGGGCAATCTGACCTTTGCCGCCGGCGAGACCAGCAAGACCGTCGCCGTCAACATCTTCGGCGACACGGCGGTGGAAGCGAACGAGACGTTCAACCTGAACCTCAGCGCGGCGACCGGTGCCACCATCGCCGACGCCCTGGGCGTGGGCACGATCCAGAACGACGACTCCGCGTCCGGCGGCGGGACCGGCATCGGTCACAACTGGGGCAAGCTCGATCCGCTGATGTACCGCGGCAGCGCCTATCCCGGCCGGGATTTCGCCACCGGCCTGCCGACCAGCGGCAGCACCATCATCAAGGTCAACCCCGGGACATCGGTCCCCCAGCTTCAGGAAATCATCCGGACCGCGCCGAAGGACGCGATCGTCGAGTTGCAGGCGGGAACGCACGTCTTCGACCAGACGCTGCTCATCCGCCGGGGCGACATCACGGTCCGCGGCGTCGGTCAGGACAAGACCGTCATCAAGGCGTCCTTCTCCAGCGAGGGCGACGACATCATCCAGGTCCGGGCCCCCTGGAGCCTGGACGAGTACGGGATGATCGACGACCGGGAGTCGACGGCCGTCACCACGCTCGGCCGTGCGGCCGGCAAGGACGCGTCGGTCGTGAAGCTCGCATCGACCGCCAACGTCAGGGTCGGCGACTTCATGGAGGTGATGATCCCCAAACCCATCGAGATCAACCACGACAACTATCTGGGATCGATGGGCGAGATCGCCTGGGTCGACCATACCACCGGTGAGGTCGGCCTGAAGCACAAGCTCGGCTGGTCGGCCCCCGTCGGCGCCAAGGTCCGGACCGTCGACCTCCTCGACAACGTCCGTATGGGCGACTTCACCATCGACTACGGCACGCCCAAGAACGCCGTCGACAAGACGCGGTACCAGAACCACAACTTCGAATACATTCCGGGCACCGACGGCAACGGCTACAATGCCATCTACATGAATGGCGTGCACGAAGCCGGCCTTTACAACATCACGGTCAAGAACGCGGGTTCCAACGCGTTCAAGTTCACGACCGCGCTGGAGGTGGACGCCAACAACCTGACTGTCGACGGCGCCCAGAACATCGGGGCGGGTGGCAACGGCTACGGCGTCTGGTACTTCCGCACGTACTACAGCGACTTCCAGAACCTGACGTTCCAGAACGCCATCCGGCACGGCATTGTCGCCGGCGCCCCCGGAGCCAACGGGTTCAACAACTTCCACGTCAAGTATTCGGACACCAACGTGGACTTCCACGGCGGGCCGGACTACGCGAACATCTACTACGTGGAGAAGATGGCCCTGGTCCCGAAGGTGGACTACAACCACCCGGCCATCGACTACAAGAACCCGATCACCGAATACCAGAACACCGTCCGCTTCGACAGCGTGCAGGCGGCGATGTCGACGGGCCCCGGCTACCCGAGCGGTGCCAAGGTCCGCCCGGACAAGATCGTCCTGTCGGACAATGGCGGCTACGTCGCCCCGGGCGGCGGCGGCGATCAGGTGTGGGGCGGCAAGGGCAACGACCACTTCTACCTGTACGGCCCCTTCGGCCAGACCAAGATCCATATCGGTTCGGCCGGCGGGCGCGATGTGCTGGAGGGCTTCAACAAGAACCTGCCCAACCAGTACCACACCGACCTGCTGCACATTCAGGCCAACGTGAACGGCAGCGGCATCAACACGGTGTCCGACCTGCTGGCGCGTGCGAAAAGCGACGGCCAAGGGAACACGGTGATCGACCTGGGCGGCGAAAACAGCGTCACCCTGCTCGACATCGACCCCGGCTCCCTCGTCGCAAGCCACTTCACGGTCTACTAA
- a CDS encoding glycosyltransferase has product MHPRPLVLHLSADYPDPVRNRTTNAVKNFIDRIDACDHLIVSLKRTADPRKCYLREFPPRDNQTLVAMGYWAPPGGLLHRPTMHALAERVMSLIARSGRRPDVIHAHKLTIEGVAARMIARRLGIPYVCSVRGEVESKFFRFKPGLRRYFGQVIGDAAAIYYVSAWFKDWIDARYPGRVRDQSLLPNFVSKPITRNPVAPDRDAWDRQALVTVMDLNLYRKKGLHWLLDGLALARRTHPGLRLDVIGWSNPQAMGEIEAIVARLGLGDAVRFLGTLENAEVMRRLSTYAAFVLPSANETFGMAYVEALLSGVPVLYSLATGIDGYLDGLDVGVGAPLGDVPAIAAGLCTLVERADDYRVAIERQWPEIEGRFGPGRYVDAYQELVTRLAARAPAEPPRAVVFDRAWT; this is encoded by the coding sequence ATGCACCCGAGGCCTCTCGTCCTGCACCTTTCGGCCGATTATCCGGACCCGGTGCGCAACCGTACGACCAACGCGGTCAAGAACTTCATCGACCGTATCGATGCGTGCGACCACCTCATCGTGTCGCTGAAGCGCACGGCCGACCCGCGCAAGTGCTACCTGCGCGAATTCCCACCCCGGGACAACCAGACGCTCGTCGCCATGGGGTATTGGGCACCGCCGGGAGGCTTGCTGCATCGCCCGACGATGCATGCCTTGGCGGAGCGCGTGATGTCCCTCATCGCCCGCTCCGGCCGCCGCCCCGACGTCATTCATGCGCACAAGCTGACGATCGAAGGCGTGGCCGCGCGGATGATCGCGCGCCGTCTGGGCATTCCTTACGTCTGCTCGGTCCGCGGCGAGGTCGAAAGCAAGTTCTTCCGCTTCAAACCCGGCCTGCGGCGGTATTTCGGGCAGGTGATCGGCGATGCCGCCGCCATCTACTACGTTTCCGCCTGGTTCAAGGACTGGATCGACGCCCGCTATCCGGGGCGGGTCCGGGATCAATCGCTGCTGCCCAATTTCGTGTCGAAACCCATCACCCGAAACCCGGTCGCACCGGACCGGGACGCTTGGGATCGTCAGGCCCTGGTCACGGTGATGGACCTCAACCTTTACCGGAAAAAGGGGCTTCATTGGCTGCTGGATGGGCTCGCCTTGGCACGCCGGACGCACCCGGGCCTGCGCCTGGATGTGATCGGCTGGTCAAACCCGCAGGCCATGGGCGAGATCGAGGCCATCGTCGCCCGCCTGGGCCTGGGCGATGCCGTGCGTTTCCTCGGAACCCTGGAAAACGCGGAGGTCATGCGCAGGCTGTCCACCTATGCGGCCTTCGTCCTGCCGAGTGCCAACGAGACGTTCGGCATGGCCTATGTCGAGGCTCTCTTGTCGGGTGTGCCGGTCCTCTACTCGCTGGCGACGGGCATCGACGGCTACCTCGACGGGCTCGATGTGGGCGTCGGGGCGCCGCTCGGCGATGTGCCCGCCATTGCCGCGGGATTGTGCACCCTCGTCGAACGTGCGGACGATTATCGGGTTGCGATCGAGCGGCAATGGCCGGAGATCGAGGGGCGGTTCGGGCCCGGCCGCTATGTGGACGCGTACCAGGAACTCGTCACCCGGCTGGCGGCGCGCGCCCCTGCCGAGCCCCCGCGGGCGGTGGTGTTCGACCGCGCCTGGACATGA
- a CDS encoding glycosyltransferase family 4 protein: MRIVHLVRQFRPSVGGLENYVDNLAREQGRAGHEVTVVTLDRLFRQPDTRLPASEATPDYRIVRIPWRGSSKYPVAPAFLGHLRDADIVHVHAVDFFFDAVAATKVLHRKPIVATTHGGFFHTNAGSRFKRAFFHTVTRTTIKAYDAVFACSEGDLATFTIIRPDGLVLVENGVDCVKFRGQGSPDFVKSMVFVGRFSANKRLDRLIRFLACLNARDPGWDLTIAGVEWDIGPADLDRLAEEHGVKDRVRVMTGISDGELRTVLAGCSVAVSASEYEGFGIAVVEGMSAGLLPLLNDIPSFRRIHEGSGVGLVVDFAAPDAAAEAFTRLLPAMRSEYAARRGRAMAYADGFGWGNVAARIQTIYDGILAERGCSAPAPRLASRGGL; the protein is encoded by the coding sequence ATGAGGATCGTCCACCTCGTCCGCCAGTTCAGGCCATCGGTCGGCGGCCTGGAGAACTATGTCGACAATCTCGCCCGGGAGCAGGGACGCGCGGGGCATGAGGTGACGGTGGTCACCCTCGACAGGCTGTTCCGGCAGCCGGACACGCGGCTCCCCGCATCCGAGGCCACGCCCGATTACCGGATCGTGCGGATCCCGTGGCGCGGGTCCAGCAAATATCCGGTCGCGCCGGCCTTCCTCGGACACCTGCGCGATGCGGACATCGTCCATGTCCACGCCGTCGATTTCTTTTTCGACGCGGTCGCAGCGACGAAGGTGCTGCACCGCAAGCCGATCGTGGCGACGACGCACGGGGGCTTCTTTCACACGAATGCCGGCAGCCGTTTCAAACGTGCGTTTTTCCACACCGTCACGCGAACCACCATCAAGGCCTACGACGCCGTTTTCGCGTGCAGCGAAGGCGACCTGGCGACATTCACGATCATCCGGCCGGATGGGCTGGTGCTGGTCGAGAACGGGGTGGACTGTGTGAAATTCCGCGGGCAGGGCAGCCCGGACTTCGTCAAATCCATGGTCTTCGTCGGCCGGTTCTCGGCCAACAAGCGCCTGGACCGGTTGATCCGCTTCCTGGCCTGCCTGAATGCCCGCGACCCTGGTTGGGACCTGACCATCGCTGGCGTCGAGTGGGATATCGGGCCTGCCGATCTCGATCGTCTGGCGGAAGAGCACGGCGTGAAGGACCGGGTCCGGGTCATGACCGGCATTTCCGATGGCGAGCTGCGGACGGTGTTGGCCGGATGCTCGGTCGCGGTCAGCGCATCCGAGTACGAAGGCTTTGGAATTGCCGTGGTGGAAGGCATGTCCGCCGGGCTGCTGCCGTTGCTCAACGATATTCCGTCGTTCCGGCGCATCCATGAGGGGAGCGGCGTGGGGCTGGTCGTCGATTTCGCGGCCCCCGACGCCGCGGCCGAGGCATTCACCCGGTTGCTTCCCGCGATGCGGTCCGAGTACGCGGCGAGACGCGGGCGCGCCATGGCCTACGCCGACGGGTTCGGATGGGGCAACGTGGCAGCGAGGATCCAGACCATCTACGACGGAATATTGGCGGAACGCGGCTGTTCGGCACCGGCGCCGCGGCTTGCCTCCCGGGGAGGATTGTGA
- a CDS encoding glycosyltransferase family 2 protein, whose protein sequence is MITIGMCTYRRPGAVETLSSLARQILPAGQTMEIVVVDNDGAGSGRATITGWSAETGVPVRYFVEPGPNISAARNRILAEARGEWLAMIDDDEIADPDWLLRLFEAAGLYAADAVLGRVVAQYPAEAPAWMVKADPLSRDWGPTGTRKDMGSTANALVRLDTVRAAGARFDLRLGRSGGEDSDFFGRLAANGARIVVCREAVVREGIPPDRLRAEYLRARAVRSGQTYGMIRLRALRPVRRALFLLGSTGKALAFLGCAGALRLARPDSAWRVRTRAWLNLGKVRACLNLPVYKLY, encoded by the coding sequence ATGATCACAATCGGCATGTGCACCTACCGCCGGCCCGGTGCGGTCGAGACCCTGTCGTCGCTCGCCCGGCAGATCCTGCCCGCCGGCCAGACGATGGAGATCGTGGTCGTCGACAACGACGGGGCGGGATCCGGCCGGGCCACCATCACGGGGTGGTCCGCCGAGACCGGCGTCCCGGTCCGGTACTTCGTCGAGCCCGGTCCGAACATCTCGGCCGCGCGCAACCGGATCCTGGCGGAGGCCCGCGGGGAATGGCTGGCCATGATCGACGATGACGAGATCGCCGATCCCGACTGGCTGCTCCGTTTGTTCGAGGCGGCCGGCCTCTACGCCGCGGACGCGGTTTTGGGGCGCGTCGTCGCCCAGTACCCGGCGGAGGCCCCCGCATGGATGGTGAAGGCCGATCCCCTGTCGCGTGACTGGGGCCCGACGGGAACCCGCAAGGACATGGGATCGACGGCGAACGCGTTGGTGCGTCTGGACACGGTCCGGGCCGCAGGCGCCCGCTTCGACCTGCGACTGGGGCGCTCCGGCGGCGAGGACTCCGACTTCTTCGGTCGGCTCGCGGCCAACGGTGCCCGCATCGTCGTCTGTCGCGAGGCGGTCGTCCGGGAAGGCATCCCGCCCGATCGTCTGCGTGCCGAATACCTGCGCGCGCGGGCCGTCCGGTCCGGTCAAACCTACGGCATGATCCGTCTGCGCGCGTTGCGTCCGGTCCGGCGTGCCTTGTTCCTGCTCGGTTCGACCGGGAAGGCACTCGCCTTCCTGGGATGCGCCGGTGCGCTGCGCCTCGCACGGCCCGACAGCGCCTGGCGTGTGCGGACGCGTGCATGGCTCAACCTGGGCAAGGTCCGGGCCTGCCTGAACCTACCCGTCTACAAGCTGTACTGA
- a CDS encoding O-antigen ligase family protein, with product MATLTATATSSHAGLSPERVAGWVLGTVLSYILIFEPLLFGQSAHAELTSTINQDAAASNPLNQLFWVACFGMAAWTGLQRRSRLGAYLVLLWPLLFYLAWSTAGILWALNSGIVVRRLFLQVMIIGSLLVPVAVIDEPAVLRRLVFWIFLATIAVNFVAVLTTPPTPLGHAGIYSQKNVLGMIIALGMIVCLSTLAEPRRRRAEGRWPWLGIAMGAVVLVASVSKTSIGLAILVPLACTVVIALSRAMALRPSLVLLTAIANVVAVYIFLAGFAGLTTDKLLEIVFGDTTFTGRTDIWAFAWERFLTRPILGHGFNGFWGAGDVSLAALNGSGFVVMVLQAHNGYLDILIETGIVGLCALAALVVVSFSRYRVTFRADPWVRSFTLNVMLLFLLHNLFESSAFRRYSILWVMFLVAVFMVTQAYIHARRPAQAAVPDQRPVQGQPWAQTGAVRRKEA from the coding sequence ATGGCGACCCTGACGGCGACCGCGACATCATCCCATGCCGGCTTGAGCCCGGAGCGGGTGGCCGGCTGGGTGCTGGGAACGGTCCTTTCCTACATCCTGATTTTCGAGCCGCTGCTCTTCGGACAGAGCGCCCATGCCGAACTGACAAGCACGATCAACCAGGATGCGGCCGCATCCAATCCATTGAACCAGCTGTTCTGGGTCGCCTGCTTCGGGATGGCCGCCTGGACCGGGCTGCAACGCCGCAGCCGGCTCGGTGCCTATCTGGTTCTGCTCTGGCCGTTGCTCTTCTACCTCGCCTGGAGCACCGCGGGCATTCTCTGGGCATTGAACTCCGGGATCGTCGTCCGGCGCCTGTTCTTGCAGGTGATGATCATCGGCTCGCTGCTGGTCCCGGTCGCGGTCATCGACGAACCGGCCGTGCTCCGCCGGCTCGTCTTCTGGATCTTCCTCGCGACGATCGCAGTCAATTTCGTCGCGGTCCTGACAACGCCGCCGACCCCGCTCGGCCATGCCGGCATCTACAGCCAGAAGAACGTGCTCGGCATGATCATCGCGCTGGGGATGATCGTCTGCCTCTCCACCCTCGCCGAGCCACGTCGCCGCCGGGCCGAAGGGCGCTGGCCGTGGCTCGGAATCGCCATGGGCGCGGTCGTGCTGGTGGCATCGGTCTCCAAGACCTCGATCGGGCTCGCCATCCTCGTGCCGCTGGCCTGCACCGTCGTGATTGCGCTGAGCCGCGCGATGGCGCTCCGACCGTCGCTCGTTCTGTTGACCGCGATTGCGAACGTGGTGGCGGTCTACATCTTCCTCGCCGGTTTCGCCGGCCTGACCACCGACAAGCTGCTGGAAATCGTGTTCGGCGACACGACCTTCACCGGACGGACCGACATCTGGGCGTTCGCGTGGGAGCGGTTCCTCACGCGTCCGATCCTGGGCCACGGGTTCAACGGATTCTGGGGCGCCGGCGACGTGTCGCTCGCCGCGCTGAACGGAAGCGGCTTCGTGGTCATGGTTCTCCAGGCGCACAACGGCTACCTGGATATCCTGATCGAGACGGGCATCGTCGGACTGTGCGCCTTGGCGGCGCTGGTCGTGGTGAGCTTCTCGCGCTACCGCGTGACGTTCCGGGCCGATCCGTGGGTCCGGAGCTTCACGCTGAACGTGATGCTGCTGTTCCTTCTCCACAACCTCTTCGAGAGCTCGGCCTTCCGCCGCTACAGCATCCTCTGGGTGATGTTCCTGGTGGCCGTCTTCATGGTCACGCAGGCGTACATCCACGCGAGGAGGCCGGCACAGGCCGCCGTCCCGGACCAGAGGCCGGTGCAGGGGCAGCCTTGGGCGCAGACCGGCGCCGTCCGACGCAAGGAGGCATGA